The Spiroplasma litorale nucleotide sequence GGGTACTGTCCTAAAACTATCGATGTTTATGATTACTTAATAAAATGCGGATTCTCACATGAACTGATTGTGGAATCGGGAGTTATATATCAAAAAGGGTCAAAATTCTCACCATTTTTTGAAAATAGAATTATATTTCCGATAATGGATTCGGATTCAAACATAATTGGTTTTTCGGGAAGAGCTATTAATGATATAGATAAACCAAAATACAAAAATAGCATAGAAAATAAAATATTTAAAAAATCAAATCTAGTTTATAATTTTAATAATTCTAAAAAGAAGGTAAAAATATTAAATGAAATAATAATTTTAGAGGGCTTTATGGATGTAATAAGTTTAGATAAAATTGGCATTGAAAATAGTGTTGCTATTATGGGCACAACGCTATCTGAATTTCATATTAAACAATTTGCTTCTATTACTAAAAATTTTAAATTATTTTTAGATAATGATGATGCAGGAATTAAGGCTACGGCTAAAATTGCTAAAATTCTAATGCAAAAAGATATTAAAGTTACAATTGTAAATAATGATTCATTAAAAGACCCTGATGAATTGGTTTTTGATAATAAGATTGATTATATTAGAAAAATTATTTCTGAAGCACGACACCCAATTGATTTTTTTATTGATGTTTATAAAAAAGATTTAAATATGAGTGATAATAGTAGTTTAAATGACTTTATTAATAATATTTTTGACATATTAAAGTATGAAAAAAACAATATATTGTTTGAAAATGCAATTTCAAAAGTTTCAGAAGTAACAAATATTGAACGAAATGTACTTAAAGATTCGTTTTTAAATAGCGAAAAAAAAGAAATAAATAAACGTAATGAAATACATAAAAATAATCCAGAAAATGTTGTTTTTTCAGATATTGAAGATACATATTTTGATTATTTTGAAAAACCACAAACAAAGATAATTTCAAATGTTGAAGATAATTTAAAATATCTAAAAAACTCAAAGAATTTTGCAGAAGCATGAATAATATGAAATCTATTAGAAAGTGACGATCTACTAGAAGAAATTGAAAAAAATATAAATAAGATACAAGGAGTTATTTCAAAAAAAATTATTACTTTTATCTTAGAACAATATACAAGCAAAAATTATTTTGGAAACAATTGAGAAATTATAGCAAATAAAATTAAAGATGTTAATAAATTATATTGTGAGAAAATATTTGAAATAAAAAATCAATACTTTACATACCTAAAAAAAACTTTAACAAAAAAAGGTATATATGATTGTTTTGATGTAATTGAATTATATAGAATTCAATTAGAAATTGAAGAGTTCAACAATAAAATTAAAGTTTCTAATAGTCTTGAATTAAAGAAAAGTTATTTAGAACATATTGAATATTTAAGAGAACAAAGAAATATAATTTATCAAAAAAGGAGAAATTAAAAATGGCATTAGGTAATAAAAAATATAATAGTTTTCAGGAATTTAAAGATAGTTTATGAATATATTTAGAAAAAAATGATAATGAAATCGCACAAGAGGAAATACAAGATGTATTAAATAAAAACTTCGAAGATATTGATGAAGAAGAAATAGCACAATTATTTCAAGATTTAACTGAAAAAGATGTTGTCTTTACTGATGAAATTGTTGATGAAGAAGATTTAGAAGACTTATCAGACGAAAAAGTAGATTTAACAGATTTAGAAGATGGATTTAAATCAAGAGACAATGAAAGAAAAACTTTAAAACAAGCAAACATTAATAGTGGTCCTGTAAAGTATAGAGTTGGAGGAATTAGCAACGAAACAAAAATCCAAGACATTATCAAATCATATTTTAACCAAATTGGATCATCAAAAATATTAAGTAAGGATGAAGAAGTTGAATATGCAAAAATGTTAGAATCAAGTGATCCCGACGAAATAAAAGAAGGAAGAGATAAACTTATTACTTCAAATTTAAAACTTGTTATTTCGGTTGCTAGAAAACATTTAAATAGAGGGTTGGATTTTGCAGATCTTATTGAAGAAGGAAATATTGGTTTAATGAAAGCTGTAGATAAGTTTGATTATAAAAAAGGTTTTAAATTTTCTACATATGCAACATGATGAATTAGACAAGCAATTACCAGAGCTATTGCAGATCAGGCTAGAACAATAAGAATCCCAGTACATATGGTTGAAACAATTAATAAACTTACAAGAATTGAAAGACAACTTACTCAAGAACTTGGTAGAGAACCGACACCAAAAGAAATTGCAAAAGTTTTTGGTAAAGGAATAACTGCTCAAAAAGTGGTAGAAATTAAAAAACTATCAATTGAACCAATAAGTCTTGAGAAACCTTTCGGAGATGAAGATGACACTCATTTTGGAGATTTTGTTGAAGATAAAGATATTTCTTCACCAGATGATTACGCTGAAAAAGAAGCGCTAAGAGAAGTGATGGATGATGTATTTGCAGAGATATTAGCTCCAAGAGAAGAAAAAGTTGTTAGAATGAGATTTGGAATTTTACCAACAAAATTAAGAACTTTAATCAGACTTGCTAAAGAGTGTGAAGATGAAACTTATGAAGATTTAACAAAAGAGGTAGCTAATTTAGATATACACTATGATACACCAATTGAAAAAATCCAAAAATTTAGAAATTCATTAATTCAATTACATTTGTCAAAATATGATTCTCCAAAAACATTAGAAGAAGTTGGGAAAGAATTGAAGGTAACAAGAGAAAGAATCCGACAAATTGAAGCTAAAACAATTCGTAAGTTTAGACCAACAGCTTCAAATCAAAAAGCTAAAGTTTTAAAAGATTTTTTTAAAGGTTAAAGAGGAAAAAATATGAGTTTTTTAACACCAAGATTATTTGCGCTTGCAAAATTGATTAATGAAGACGATATTGTAGCTGATATTGGAACTGATCACGCTTATTTGCCAATTTATTTAGCAAAAGATAGAAAAGCAAAAAAAATTTATGCAACAGACATATCTGAAGGACCACTTAACACAGCTATAAATAATATACGTTCATTTGGAGTTGAAAATATAATAGAGACTAAACTAGCAGATGGTATTGAATGAACAAAAAATAATAAATTTGTTATAAATACTTGCATTATTTCGGGTGTTGGTAGTAACACAATGCTAAATATATTAAGTAATGATAACAAAAATATTGATAGTTATATTTTTTGTACTAACACTAGTCTTGAAAAAATAAGAGAATGATCAAAAAATAAAAAATATTTTATAGAATCTGAAACTTTAGTTGAAGATAATGAAATAATATATGAAATTATAAAAGTTAATAAATTTGCCGGAAAAAGAGTTAAAAATAAGAAAGATCAGTATTTTGGACCTTGATTAAGAAGAGAAAATAATAAAATGTTTATTAACAAATTGATATTAGAAGATGAAAAACTAAGAAATATTATCAATCAAATTCCAAAAGAAGATAAAAAATTAAAACAACTTATCAAATATAAAAAACTTATAAATTCAACACTTAAGAGAGGTATTAAACTTAATGACAAAAATAAAAACTAATGTGTTAATTAACTATTTAAATGATTTATTTCCAAAATATTTGGAAGCAGAATGAGATAAAGCTGGGTTTCAATTAGAAGAAGTTTACAATATGAAAAGTCAAGATGAAATATCTGGGATTGTAATATGTTTAGATGTTACAAAGGATGTTGTAGATTATGCTATTGAAGTAAATGCAAATTTAATAATTAGTAGACATCCGTTTATATTTAATGATATTGAAATTGAATTAAAAAATAAAAACAAAAAATTAATCTATGATTTGCTTGTTGAAAAAGAAATTCAAATATTTTCAGTTCACACAAATTATGACAATAGTTCTAATCAAGGCTTGGTAAGTCTGTTAGAAACACAATTTAATATTAAAAGCAGTAATATAATTGGTGAAAATGAAAAATATTTTGAAATAGAATTTTTAAGAGAAATGCAAGCTAGTGAAATAACTGAAAAACTTATTTTTATTTTTGGAAGTTCAAACCCTTTAATAACTGATAACTTTAATTTAGAAAAAGAGTTTATAAAATTTTATATTGCTACCGGATCTGCTGGAAACATTATAAAAGATATGAACTTAAAAGATATTTTTTATGTTACTGGTGAAGCAAAATGAAATGAGTGACTATATGCTAATCAAAATAATGTTAGCATGTTAACTCTTGGTCATTACATGGAAAACTATTTTATTGATGATATTCAAAATAAAATTCTTAAAACATTTAATGAATTAAAAGTATTAACTTTTGATATTAAAAATCAATTTAAAAGGTTTAATTAAAACTTTCAAGAAATGCAATAACTTCGTTTTGAATTAAACTTGGTGTAGAAGCTCCTGCTGTAACAGCTACATTAACTATATTATTTAAGGTATTTAAATCAATATCATTTTTTGAATTAATTCTTATTGAATTTATGCCTTTATTTTTTGCTAATTCAACTAATTTAAGAGTGTTATTGCTTCTTTCATCTCCAACTACAAATAATAAATCTACACTAGAAGGATCTAATTCTAGAACTGCTTTTTGTCTTTGTAATGTTGCATCGCAAATGTCATTTTTATAAATAACGTTTTTATACATAGAATTAATTTTATTAAAAATTTTCTCTGTATCAATTATTGAAAGAGTAGTTTGATTTGTTACAACAATATCAGTCAACGGACTCAAATTTATATTTTCAACTTCAAGTTCATTTGTTACTAAATGAATTTTTTTTTCATCTATTGATGTTAAAGCAATTGTTTCTGGATGACCATGTTTTCCAATGAATATAATATCGAAGCCCAATTCTAAATAATCTTTAATTAATTCCTCGGTTTCTAAAACTCATTTGCATTTTGTATCAACAACTGTTAAACCTTTTTTTAATGCTAGATCAATTACTTTATCGTTAGTTCCATGAGCAGAAAATATTACAACGCTTCCCTTAGGGATTGATTCAATTAGTTCCAATCTTGTTTTTTTTCAATCATCTAAAACAATTATGCCACTCTTTTCTAGTTCTTCCACAACAATCTTGTTATGAACTAAAAGACCAATCATATAAATATTTTTATTTGGATAATTTTTGATGGTATCTTTAGCCATTTTAATAGACTTTACAACTCCAAGACAATAACCTCTCGGAGTAACTTTTATTACATTCATAAAAACCTCTTAAGTAATATATATTATAATTAATATAATATTATATTAAAATAATTTAAAATAATAATTGGAGGAAATATGAAAAAAATATCAGGTTTCTTAATTAAGTTAAAACCCTACAAAAGGTTATATAAAATATTTTGACTTCTTTTTACTTTGGTATCTCTTTTTTTATTTCAAATTTTTATGCTATTATGCTCAACTATCGTTGAACACAATAATAGTGGATTTTATTATTGAATAAGGGGGTTCCATTCTTTGTTAATTGATAGTAGAAATGAACCTAATTCAGCTCAAGGATTTATTTTTGCAGCAACAATAATTGGAGCAATACCTTCTATACCAATAATTCCTTTTTTATATTTTATATTTATGAATTGATTTATTCAGGAAAAATTAAGTAATAAGTATATAAATGTACCAAAAGATAAATACTTATATTGGTCTAAATATATACATTTTACGTCAATTGCAATAGTTTTTTTTGTCTTATTTGGTTTACTATCATATATTGCAGGTGGGGGCATTTTACCTCATCAAACTTTTTATGCTATACCATTTGCGTTTTCTGACAATTTTTCAGAAAGAATTGGTGGTATTTCAGCATTTTTATATTATGGAGTAGGCTGTGTTTTTCTTTTAATAATGATTGTTTGAAATATAATAATAGTTTTCTCATGAGTTTTTAAAAAAATTGGAATTTTGCTTGAAAAATGAAAAAATGCTAGATTGCTTAAAAAAGAACAAAAAATGGCTAAAAAAATTGAAAAAGTTGAATCTAAAAAAATAAAATAATATTGTTATAATATAATAATACAAAAGGGGTCTTACAATGAAAAAAATACTTTCAATATTATCTGTTTTTTCTTTTTTTTCATTTACTGTAACTAATGTTATTGCATGTGAAAATAGACCCAATATTTTTAATGAATATTCAGATGAAGAAAAAATAATGAGTATAAGAAACATTACAAGTGAATCACTTAAAAATTATGGAGTTAAAGTAGGTAATACATTAACTAATCAAGAAGTGGACTCATTAATTGAAAAACTTAACTTAAAAGAAATTTTAACTGAAGATGAATTTGCAAATTTATCACCAGAATTAATAAACATGTATATAATGGCTAACTCATTTTTAAATGATATATCCTCTAAAGTTCCAGGATATGATTGAATATCAAGAAAAGTTGCATGACAATCACAATGAAGTTTGAGAGATTTGTTTGAAGAAAAAGAGTGAGGAGTAGCAAATAATGTAAGTGGATGATTAGACCAAATTTATTTGTTAAATGGTTGAACTTTATCCGTAACTTTTTTAGATGAGGAAAAACTTGGTTGAATGGGTCAGGGCGAACCTGCTTATGCAAGAATAAATATAAATAAAAGATTAGTAGCCAACAAAGATGGTGATATCATTTATAATGAATCCAACCCAGATGCTATTAGAGAAGCCACTGCAACATCATTAGACCCAGTTTTTAATTCTAAGAGAGCTGTAGGACCAATATATAATGGTTATGCTTCTTCAAGTGATTTAATTAACTTGAAAGGTATTTACTCACTTGAAAATAATGGTTTAAACCCTGGATTTATTAATTATTCACCAAGTGTTATGGATTTAATAAATAATTTACCAGTAAATTTTGAATTTGGAAATGATGTTCTTAAAAGATCTAAAGAAAAAATTCAAGATAGATTAGATGAATATTTATTAAATAATCCAATATATTTAAGCGAAAATCTTATAGATAATTCAAATATCGTGGAAATAAACACAATTTTTAAAAATCAAATTTATTCGATTTTATTTAGTGAAGCTCTTAAGAGAAGAGAATTTGTTGATGACAAAGGAGAAAAATATACTAAAGAACAAATGGCTGTTGCAAATAGATTTGTCAGAAAGTTGTTCACTAATTTAGACTCAACTATTGAACAAATGTCTAAATTTGAATGAATTCAAAATAATAAAGAAAATAAAGAATTTT carries:
- the dnaG gene encoding DNA primase, which translates into the protein MIIKQDQIDKVLNNANIVDIISNYIDLKKRGRNYVAICPFHDDSDPSLNVSIDKKIFKCFVCGTGGNVITFVQEFNNLSFFEALILIAKELKITISGIQDFNIKKSNNTLEAKLYELNQSVTNLFNGLLASNQSIGAQNYLLKRKITPNQISRFKIGYCPKTIDVYDYLIKCGFSHELIVESGVIYQKGSKFSPFFENRIIFPIMDSDSNIIGFSGRAINDIDKPKYKNSIENKIFKKSNLVYNFNNSKKKVKILNEIIILEGFMDVISLDKIGIENSVAIMGTTLSEFHIKQFASITKNFKLFLDNDDAGIKATAKIAKILMQKDIKVTIVNNDSLKDPDELVFDNKIDYIRKIISEARHPIDFFIDVYKKDLNMSDNSSLNDFINNIFDILKYEKNNILFENAISKVSEVTNIERNVLKDSFLNSEKKEINKRNEIHKNNPENVVFSDIEDTYFDYFEKPQTKIISNVEDNLKYLKNSKNFAEAWIIWNLLESDDLLEEIEKNINKIQGVISKKIITFILEQYTSKNYFGNNWEIIANKIKDVNKLYCEKIFEIKNQYFTYLKKTLTKKGIYDCFDVIELYRIQLEIEEFNNKIKVSNSLELKKSYLEHIEYLREQRNIIYQKRRN
- a CDS encoding sigma-70 family RNA polymerase sigma factor, producing the protein MALGNKKYNSFQEFKDSLWIYLEKNDNEIAQEEIQDVLNKNFEDIDEEEIAQLFQDLTEKDVVFTDEIVDEEDLEDLSDEKVDLTDLEDGFKSRDNERKTLKQANINSGPVKYRVGGISNETKIQDIIKSYFNQIGSSKILSKDEEVEYAKMLESSDPDEIKEGRDKLITSNLKLVISVARKHLNRGLDFADLIEEGNIGLMKAVDKFDYKKGFKFSTYATWWIRQAITRAIADQARTIRIPVHMVETINKLTRIERQLTQELGREPTPKEIAKVFGKGITAQKVVEIKKLSIEPISLEKPFGDEDDTHFGDFVEDKDISSPDDYAEKEALREVMDDVFAEILAPREEKVVRMRFGILPTKLRTLIRLAKECEDETYEDLTKEVANLDIHYDTPIEKIQKFRNSLIQLHLSKYDSPKTLEEVGKELKVTRERIRQIEAKTIRKFRPTASNQKAKVLKDFFKG
- a CDS encoding tRNA (adenine(22)-N(1))-methyltransferase, with product MSFLTPRLFALAKLINEDDIVADIGTDHAYLPIYLAKDRKAKKIYATDISEGPLNTAINNIRSFGVENIIETKLADGIEWTKNNKFVINTCIISGVGSNTMLNILSNDNKNIDSYIFCTNTSLEKIREWSKNKKYFIESETLVEDNEIIYEIIKVNKFAGKRVKNKKDQYFGPWLRRENNKMFINKLILEDEKLRNIINQIPKEDKKLKQLIKYKKLINSTLKRGIKLNDKNKN
- a CDS encoding Nif3-like dinuclear metal center hexameric protein: MTKIKTNVLINYLNDLFPKYLEAEWDKAGFQLEEVYNMKSQDEISGIVICLDVTKDVVDYAIEVNANLIISRHPFIFNDIEIELKNKNKKLIYDLLVEKEIQIFSVHTNYDNSSNQGLVSLLETQFNIKSSNIIGENEKYFEIEFLREMQASEITEKLIFIFGSSNPLITDNFNLEKEFIKFYIATGSAGNIIKDMNLKDIFYVTGEAKWNEWLYANQNNVSMLTLGHYMENYFIDDIQNKILKTFNELKVLTFDIKNQFKRFN
- the ispH gene encoding 4-hydroxy-3-methylbut-2-enyl diphosphate reductase, which encodes MNVIKVTPRGYCLGVVKSIKMAKDTIKNYPNKNIYMIGLLVHNKIVVEELEKSGIIVLDDWKKTRLELIESIPKGSVVIFSAHGTNDKVIDLALKKGLTVVDTKCKWVLETEELIKDYLELGFDIIFIGKHGHPETIALTSIDEKKIHLVTNELEVENINLSPLTDIVVTNQTTLSIIDTEKIFNKINSMYKNVIYKNDICDATLQRQKAVLELDPSSVDLLFVVGDERSNNTLKLVELAKNKGINSIRINSKNDIDLNTLNNIVNVAVTAGASTPSLIQNEVIAFLESFN